The Triticum aestivum cultivar Chinese Spring chromosome 3A, IWGSC CS RefSeq v2.1, whole genome shotgun sequence genome includes a region encoding these proteins:
- the LOC123058345 gene encoding uncharacterized protein has product MDGGYRSKSYASGRMQIEAYTGGARPDFRSLSYGGGGASYQYQYEYGSGAGQVTTVVEEEVKRSKSKRRWLALGDPDMERKRRVAAYKAYAMEGKVKGSFRKSFRWIKDRYLHLVYGVS; this is encoded by the coding sequence ATGGACGGCGGCTACCGCTCCAAGTCGTACGCCAGCGGCCGCATGCAGATCGAGGCCTATACAGGCGGCGCGCGGCCGGACTTCCGGTCCTTGtcctacggcggcggcggggcgtcgtACCAGTACCAGTACGAGTACGGCTCCGGAGCAGGGCAGGTGACgacggtggtggaggaggaggtgaagAGGAGCAAGTCTAAGCGGCGGTGGCTGGCGCTGGGTGACCCGGACATGGAGCGGAAGCGGCGGGTGGCGGCGTACAAGGCCTACGCCATGGAGGGCAAGGTGAAGGGATCCTTCCGCAAGAGCTTCAGATGGATCAAGGACCGCTATCTGCACCTCGTCTACGGCGTGTCCTag